The Gammaproteobacteria bacterium sequence GGGTGACGGCATCCATGTCGATGCCGAGTTTTGTGAGGAGCGTGATGCTGGCGTGTGCATCGGCCACGCCCTCCTGCAATGTTGACGCCGCCTTGCCGTGCTCCTTGAATGCCTTGTAGGTGGCTGGCGGGATGGTGTTTACGGTGTCCGGGCCGATCAGGGTGTCGATATACATCACGTCGCTGTAATTCGGATTCTTGACGCCGGTGCTGGCCCAGAGCAGGCGTTGTGCGTGCGCCCCGGCTTCGCGCAATTTGGCGAAACGGGGGGTTGAGAATAACCTTTCATACGATTGGTAGGCGATTTTGGCGTTGGCGATGGCGGCTTTACCCTGCGCCTCTTTGAGTGGCGCCTGTTGTTCCGGACTGGCGCTTTTGATCTTTTCGTCCAGCAGCTTGTCAATCAGGGCGTCAACGCGGCTGACAAAAAAGCTTGCGACTGATGCGATGCGGTTGAGTGGCTTGCCGTTCTGTAGTGCTTGTTCCAGGCCCGAGATGTAGGCTTCGATGACTTCTTCGTAGCGGAGCACCGAAAACAGTAATGTAACGTTGACGTTGATGCCGTCGGCGATCAATGCGGTAACGGCAGGCAGGCCCTCGCGCGTCGCGGGCACCTTTATCATGAGGTTGGGGCGGTTCACGCGCGCGGCAAGACGGCGCGCTTCGGCGACACTGCTTGCGGTGTCGTGTGCCAAATCAGGCGATACTTCAAGGCTGATCATGCCGTCGCAGCCACCGGTCTTGTCATAGACGGGGCGCAGCAGGTCGGCGGCTTGCTGGATATCTTCCATGGCCAGAGAGTAGAACAAGTCACGGCTGTTCTGCGCGGGATTCTGTTCGAGCAGATGTGCCAGCGCGTCATCATAATCCTTGCTGCCGTTGATGGCCTTTTCGAAAATGGTGGGGTTGGATGTGACCCCTTTCAATCCGTCTTCGCGGATCATGCGCTCCAGCTCCCCTGAGCGCAGCATGGCGCGCTGGATATTGTCGTACCAGGGGCTTTGTCCGTAATTCTGTAGATCCACCAATGGATTCATGTTTAATTCTCCTGACCTTCGGTCTCTGAAGTAGATTGTCCTGCAATACGAGCGTGCCGGTAACCGCTTTTGTTTACATTCATTTTATGCGATATGGCGCACATTCGCCTGCAATGTTTTTCGTCATGATGTTGACGAATTTAATGCGTAAATTGCAATGCAATACCGATGCCAATATGGCATGCCCCCATCCTGGGTGAGTAGCGCCTTTAAATTCCCGTTTTGTGATCTACGTCAAAGTAATCTTCATGCAATGAGCGGACACTATCCTCGCACACAATGCTTATTGTGTCCCGGGAGTAGGAAAATGTGGCCTTTCAGATGTGTTATCCAGTGCATTCTGCTGACGATCGTTGGTCTGGGGGTTTTCTGCGCCAACTGTGCGATGGCGGATGAAGTCGCCGGGATGATGCCTGTCAAGCCAACAATAGGGTCATTTAACTGCTCAAATGTTACATATGATGTGCCGTCGTGCCCTCATATGCCAGTGCCTTCTTATAACAGAGAAGTGGCGGCACCGCCTTCCGTGAACCCATGGGCGGCAGCGCGCATGTTTGTAACCAAGTACTGGATGCGCAGGGACAGCTTCGATTTTGCAAACTTCAATCCAAACCAAATAAATACCTCGCAACATGGCTTTACCGTCAATATGACGCTGGCTTATCCTGGTGCCAGTATGAATATGGATATGCGTGACCTGAATGTCAAATGGTCAGCGATGGGTGGCACGGTCAAACCTTTCAGTAGCAACAATCCTTATGCGGTGGTGCAGTTCAGTTATCGCTGGTGACGGCATGCTCACAGATGGTGGCGTTTGCCCAGGCGCTCCAGCGTGATATCCACCCCGCCCCAGAACCGCTCCAATAGACGGCGATACCAGGGACGCGTGCGCCACTCATCGAGATGATATTCCCGGCTCGATGTGAAATCGGTGTCGAACATGGCCCGCACCACTGCTGCAAACTGAGTGTCCTCCACCTCTTGATTGGCCTCAAGATTCCAGTGAAAATTCCAGCGGTCTATATTGCTGGAGCCGATAGAAACCCAGTCATCGCACAGCAATACCTTGGCGTGCGTGAAGCGCGGCTGGTATTCGAAAATGCGTACCCCGTGGCTTAGCAGATTGTAGTAAAAGCGCCGTCCGGCGTGGCGTATCGCGGGGTGATCGGTGTGTTCGCCGGGAAGTAGTAGCCGCACATCGACACCGCGCAGGGCGGCTGCGCGCAGCGCGCGCCGGATCTTCCAGGACGGCACAAAATACGCAGTGGTGATCCAGAGCGTGTGGCGGGCATTGTGCGCCTTGTTCAGCAGGGAACGCTTGATCTCGGCGTGGGTCGCGCCGTTGGCTATGGTGAGCTGTCCGCGCTGATTTGCCATGGCATGTTGCGCCATGGCGTGCGGCAAGGCCAGGATGAGGTCTGTGCAGTGCCGCCAGTTTTCCGCGAACAGGGTCTGCCAGTCCGCAACGATGGCACCCCTGATCTCGATCACGGTTTCGCGCCAGCGCAGCGCTGGATTGTGGGGCGGATCGAAGTCGTCGGTGATCCCCGCCCCGCCGGTAAATGCAACTTCGCCATCGACGAGCAGCAATTTGCGGTGATCCCGAAAGAAGTTGTGGTGCAGCCTGCGGTAGTGTACCGGGTTGTAATAGCTTAAGCGGATATTGCCCTGTTCAAGCCGCAGCCGGTCCTGCTTAAGCAGCCCTTTCGCCCCAAAATCATCGAGCAACAGGTATACCGCGATACCCCGCGCTGCGACCGTGATGAGGGCGTCGATAAACCGGTCGGCAACTGCGCCGGATTCGAAGAGATAGATCTCCATCAGGACATAAGCGCGCGCCGACCGGATGGTGTCGAGCATGGCAGGATAGAATTGACCGCCGTCGATCAACAGGCGGAACTGGTTGCCGTCACGCTTGGGGAACTGGTATTTAGAGCCTGTCTGTGAATAGATCATGTGAGAAGCTATGCTGCCGCATGTCGTGCGAAAGGTCAAAGGCGCGTGATCAGACCTCATAGGAAGATTGCCCTACTCGATTTGGCGGCGAGGGGGTATCATGTAAAGATTAAGATAATAAATTGAACGGTGTAGCCATGTGGGTTAGACAGTGAACAAACTGCTTTCGATGTTTTTTGATGTCTGCCGACTGCGCGTCGCGCCACAAGATCTGCCCACCTCCCGCACCTTGCTGGTATCCACACTGGCGGTGTACGCGCTGCTTTCCATTGTAATTTCGGTGGTGCAGATGTCGTTGGTCAAGGCGCTGCTGGCAGCATTCATGGATACTGCGCTGCTCGCGGGGTTGTCCTTTTTTCTGCTGTGGGCAAGAATGTTCGCCCATCGCTGGGTGCAAACCTGCACCGCGCTGGCGGGCAGTGGCGCAGTGCTGGAGGTGGTGGCCCTGCCTCTCATGGTCTGGCAGAAGCAGTTTGGCCCTGAGAGCAGCATGGTGATCTTGCCCACGCTGCTGTTGCTGGTGGTGCTTTTCTGGAATCTGGTGGTGATCGGCCATATCCTGCGTCATGCGTTGTCCACCAATCTGGGCATGGGCGCGGTGTTGGCGACGGTTTACATGTATGTTTCGCTGAGTATTATCAAAATTCTGTTTTTTTCCGGTATTTAAATGCATATACATATCTTGGGAATCTGTGGCACGTTC is a genomic window containing:
- the tal gene encoding transaldolase, with amino-acid sequence MNPLVDLQNYGQSPWYDNIQRAMLRSGELERMIREDGLKGVTSNPTIFEKAINGSKDYDDALAHLLEQNPAQNSRDLFYSLAMEDIQQAADLLRPVYDKTGGCDGMISLEVSPDLAHDTASSVAEARRLAARVNRPNLMIKVPATREGLPAVTALIADGINVNVTLLFSVLRYEEVIEAYISGLEQALQNGKPLNRIASVASFFVSRVDALIDKLLDEKIKSASPEQQAPLKEAQGKAAIANAKIAYQSYERLFSTPRFAKLREAGAHAQRLLWASTGVKNPNYSDVMYIDTLIGPDTVNTIPPATYKAFKEHGKAASTLQEGVADAHASITLLTKLGIDMDAVTQQLEDEGVESFINSFKTLLGAIEAKATAMAGQARAMA
- a CDS encoding phospholipase D-like domain-containing protein, whose amino-acid sequence is MIYSQTGSKYQFPKRDGNQFRLLIDGGQFYPAMLDTIRSARAYVLMEIYLFESGAVADRFIDALITVAARGIAVYLLLDDFGAKGLLKQDRLRLEQGNIRLSYYNPVHYRRLHHNFFRDHRKLLLVDGEVAFTGGAGITDDFDPPHNPALRWRETVIEIRGAIVADWQTLFAENWRHCTDLILALPHAMAQHAMANQRGQLTIANGATHAEIKRSLLNKAHNARHTLWITTAYFVPSWKIRRALRAAALRGVDVRLLLPGEHTDHPAIRHAGRRFYYNLLSHGVRIFEYQPRFTHAKVLLCDDWVSIGSSNIDRWNFHWNLEANQEVEDTQFAAVVRAMFDTDFTSSREYHLDEWRTRPWYRRLLERFWGGVDITLERLGKRHHL